A stretch of the Vagococcus xieshaowenii genome encodes the following:
- a CDS encoding glycine cleavage system protein H: MEKKIADKYLWITKEEQGYRLGFTNEGQEELGNITFVSLPKVGRELVQGEPFADVEAEKAVTELVSPVSGRVIEINEAALDTPSILDSEMEATAWLLVVADVDDTIFASL, encoded by the coding sequence ATGGAAAAGAAAATTGCAGATAAATATTTATGGATTACTAAAGAAGAACAAGGCTACCGTTTAGGTTTTACCAACGAAGGCCAAGAAGAGTTAGGAAATATTACTTTTGTTTCACTCCCTAAAGTTGGACGTGAGCTAGTTCAAGGGGAACCTTTTGCTGATGTAGAAGCTGAAAAAGCGGTGACGGAACTAGTGAGTCCTGTTTCAGGAAGAGTAATTGAAATCAATGAAGCAGCGTTAGATACACCGTCTATTTTAGATAGTGAAATGGAAGCCACTGCATGGTTATTGGTAGTAGCTGATGTCGATGATACAATTTTTGCAAGTTTATAA
- a CDS encoding DUF1033 family protein, producing MSYQVIEMYGENEPWWFFKGWEDDIVSRHEFVTFEEATIYLHKIMKQLNEDYEQMTFKPNFMVAFWNEDEVRFCEECDDDLQLYRGVLMLKDGEKIVVDGKEQNEKISISGEAKCCKRFG from the coding sequence ATGAGTTATCAGGTAATCGAGATGTATGGTGAAAATGAGCCCTGGTGGTTTTTTAAAGGGTGGGAAGACGATATTGTCAGTCGACATGAGTTTGTGACATTTGAAGAAGCAACTATCTATTTACATAAAATTATGAAACAATTAAATGAAGATTATGAACAGATGACGTTTAAACCAAATTTTATGGTAGCGTTCTGGAATGAAGATGAAGTACGTTTTTGTGAAGAATGTGATGACGATTTACAATTATATCGTGGAGTTTTAATGTTAAAAGATGGAGAAAAAATAGTTGTTGATGGAAAGGAACAAAATGAAAAAATTAGTATTAGCGGAGAAGCCAAGTGTTGCAAGAGATTTGGCTAA
- a CDS encoding arsenate reductase family protein, with protein sequence MLNFYWYPKCSTCKKAKAWLDEHQVDYHLIDMINDQTPTKEQILHWMDNNDAEIHRYFNTSGVIYRTENLKEVIYTMPKEEAAQMLSERGMLIRRPILENGDKVFLGWKESEYETLL encoded by the coding sequence ATGTTGAATTTTTATTGGTATCCAAAATGTAGTACGTGTAAAAAAGCGAAAGCATGGTTAGATGAACATCAAGTTGACTATCACTTAATCGATATGATTAACGATCAAACACCTACAAAAGAACAAATTTTACACTGGATGGATAATAATGATGCTGAAATACATCGCTATTTTAATACATCAGGAGTTATCTATCGTACAGAAAACTTAAAAGAAGTCATTTATACAATGCCTAAAGAGGAAGCAGCACAAATGTTATCAGAACGAGGCATGTTAATTAGACGACCTATTCTAGAAAATGGCGATAAAGTGTTCTTAGGTTGGAAAGAATCGGAATACGAAACATTACTGTAG
- a CDS encoding DNA topoisomerase 3 produces the protein MKKLVLAEKPSVARDLAKVLGANEKHKTYIEGKHYIVTWALGHLLTLKMPEDYQKEWREWSFDTLPMIPKRHGIKPLPKTTGQLKSFQRLANRSDVSEVIIATDAGREGELVARWILEYAKVKQPVKRLWISSQTEKAIKDGFNKLQSAKAFDDLYESAVARSQADWLVGLNVTRALTVKYDDNLSAGRVQTPTLALVDKQDRKIDTFKPATYYVIQARSQELETKVMQSERVLQANERNQVEAILKKLPVTATVNQIKESVKKEKAPLPYDLTELQREANQRYGYSAKKTLSIIQRLYEIHKIVTYPRTDSKYLTNDMQSSMKERVLAVKGYFSEEVQPIIKNHFKIEQPAVFQNNRVTDHHGIIPTEQVARSEKLDLEENRVYQLICKRFLALFYPAYVEKRQQLFVSLGEYSLQFKQTAVVDKGWKLDNTTASSMTQYEKGQTLSLSYQVKEEITTAPAPMNEGQLLGKMEHFNLGTPATRAEIIERLISSELIERQNNRLRVTPKGKQVLSLVNPALVSPELTEKWETKLEAIANGELKRQAFIKEIEQETTRLVSEIKQSDKTYKNHAITSKKCPECGELLKEKNTKNGKLYVCTNQSCSYSRRKDPKLSNKRCPQCHKKMEIHSGKTGDFFKCKYCVITEKVSSKQERKKKMSKHEERKLVKKYSQAQEPEESPLALALKAAMKED, from the coding sequence ATGAAAAAATTAGTATTAGCGGAGAAGCCAAGTGTTGCAAGAGATTTGGCTAAAGTTCTCGGCGCAAATGAAAAACATAAAACATATATAGAAGGTAAACACTACATTGTGACATGGGCTTTAGGTCACTTGTTAACCTTGAAAATGCCTGAAGATTATCAAAAAGAATGGCGCGAGTGGTCGTTTGATACGTTACCAATGATCCCTAAACGCCATGGAATTAAACCGTTACCAAAAACGACAGGTCAATTAAAAAGTTTTCAGCGGTTAGCCAATCGTTCAGATGTCAGTGAAGTGATTATAGCAACCGATGCTGGAAGAGAAGGAGAACTAGTAGCACGTTGGATTCTAGAATATGCCAAAGTCAAACAACCAGTTAAACGTTTATGGATTTCTTCTCAGACTGAAAAAGCGATTAAAGATGGGTTTAATAAGCTTCAATCAGCAAAAGCCTTTGATGATTTATATGAATCAGCTGTCGCTCGTTCTCAAGCAGACTGGCTAGTAGGCTTGAATGTGACACGTGCGTTAACTGTTAAATATGACGATAATCTTTCAGCAGGAAGGGTCCAAACCCCTACACTAGCTTTAGTAGATAAACAAGATCGTAAAATCGATACGTTTAAACCAGCCACGTATTATGTGATTCAAGCTAGAAGTCAAGAGTTAGAAACGAAAGTGATGCAATCAGAGCGAGTTCTACAAGCAAACGAACGAAACCAAGTAGAAGCCATTCTAAAAAAATTACCTGTTACTGCAACGGTTAATCAGATTAAAGAGAGCGTTAAGAAAGAAAAAGCACCGCTTCCCTATGATTTAACCGAGTTACAGCGTGAAGCGAATCAACGATATGGCTACTCTGCAAAAAAAACACTGTCTATTATTCAACGATTATATGAAATTCATAAAATTGTCACCTACCCACGTACCGATTCAAAATATTTAACTAATGACATGCAATCATCTATGAAAGAACGTGTGTTAGCCGTTAAAGGTTATTTTTCAGAAGAAGTACAACCAATTATTAAGAATCACTTCAAAATTGAGCAACCCGCTGTATTCCAAAATAACCGTGTTACCGATCACCATGGTATCATCCCAACGGAACAAGTGGCTCGAAGTGAAAAATTGGACTTAGAAGAAAATCGTGTGTATCAATTAATTTGTAAACGATTTTTAGCGCTATTCTACCCTGCGTATGTAGAAAAACGTCAACAGCTCTTTGTTTCTCTAGGTGAGTATTCATTACAATTCAAACAAACAGCAGTTGTTGATAAAGGATGGAAGCTAGATAATACAACAGCTAGTTCGATGACACAGTATGAAAAAGGCCAAACATTGTCTCTTAGCTATCAAGTGAAAGAAGAAATCACAACAGCGCCAGCTCCTATGAACGAAGGACAATTACTAGGGAAAATGGAGCACTTTAATTTAGGAACACCTGCAACGCGAGCGGAAATTATCGAACGTTTGATTTCAAGTGAGTTAATAGAACGTCAAAATAATCGTTTACGTGTGACACCAAAAGGTAAACAAGTCTTATCATTGGTTAATCCTGCTTTAGTATCACCTGAATTGACCGAAAAATGGGAAACTAAGCTAGAAGCAATTGCTAACGGCGAATTGAAACGTCAAGCGTTTATTAAAGAAATCGAACAAGAAACAACTCGATTAGTTTCTGAAATTAAACAAAGTGATAAAACTTATAAAAATCATGCCATCACTTCCAAAAAATGTCCTGAGTGTGGGGAGTTATTAAAAGAAAAGAATACAAAAAACGGTAAACTATATGTTTGTACAAACCAAAGTTGTTCTTACAGTAGACGAAAAGATCCAAAATTAAGTAATAAACGTTGCCCACAGTGTCATAAAAAAATGGAAATTCATTCAGGTAAAACAGGGGACTTCTTCAAATGTAAGTATTGTGTGATTACAGAGAAAGTTTCGAGTAAACAAGAACGTAAAAAGAAAATGAGTAAACACGAAGAGCGCAAATTGGTGAAAAAATATAGCCAAGCGCAAGAGCCTGAAGAAAGCCCATTAGCATTAGCATTAAAAGCGGCAATGAAAGAAGACTAA
- a CDS encoding SPFH domain-containing protein, producing the protein MKRTKMIKNILSLVLVAVIAVIAAFVLFERIENGYVGVRYSINGGVRDETLGQGIKFVGLDKVTQYPIRLQTIQAENMSIATSDGKKTAVNIKYDYKIDPTKTSAMFKEFGNITSADIEEGWLKSKLQKEAREVYSKYTILDILSGKSSEAEAQLLTNYSKAVETKGFVVEDVTVGVPEIDEETQKSIDAIVLSGQENEKAKLDAETKKTQADAKAYETTKQAEAEAASNKKIADSITENLIKYEEAQARKEHGWVTVNGASAVIKEGE; encoded by the coding sequence ATGAAACGTACAAAAATGATTAAAAATATTCTTAGCTTAGTGCTAGTTGCAGTAATAGCTGTAATAGCAGCTTTTGTTTTGTTTGAAAGAATTGAGAATGGTTATGTAGGGGTTCGCTACTCAATCAATGGTGGGGTTCGAGATGAAACATTAGGTCAAGGAATTAAATTCGTTGGACTAGATAAAGTGACACAATATCCAATTCGTCTGCAAACAATTCAAGCTGAAAATATGTCAATTGCTACATCAGATGGAAAAAAAACAGCTGTAAATATTAAATATGATTATAAAATTGACCCAACAAAAACTTCAGCAATGTTTAAAGAATTTGGTAACATTACCTCAGCGGATATTGAAGAAGGTTGGTTAAAATCTAAGTTACAAAAAGAGGCACGTGAAGTTTATTCCAAATATACTATTTTAGATATTCTTTCAGGGAAATCATCGGAAGCAGAAGCACAGTTATTAACTAATTACTCAAAAGCAGTAGAAACTAAAGGTTTTGTTGTTGAAGATGTTACAGTTGGTGTTCCTGAAATTGATGAGGAAACACAAAAATCAATTGATGCGATTGTCTTATCTGGACAAGAAAATGAAAAAGCTAAACTTGATGCAGAAACGAAAAAAACACAAGCAGACGCTAAAGCATATGAAACGACAAAACAGGCAGAAGCAGAAGCTGCATCAAACAAGAAAATTGCCGATTCAATTACTGAGAATTTGATTAAGTACGAAGAAGCACAAGCCCGCAAAGAACATGGATGGGTAACAGTAAATGGGGCAAGTGCGGTTATAAAAGAAGGTGAGTAA
- a CDS encoding methionine ABC transporter permease: MQTKSFMETYFDLSKLDGEKFLTAFKETFYVTAISMIFIIILGLLLGLLLFEFSKKEGKVANILYTVLSIISNIFRSIPFIILIILLIPFTRAILGTFLGAKAAIPALVISATPFYARLVEMAFREVDSGVLEASEAMGATKWQMIRKVLLPESLPALISGGTVTTITMIGFAAMAGAVGGGGLGQLAYYQGYMQDDLTTTLFATACILILVFLIQFIGDTLVKRIDKR; the protein is encoded by the coding sequence ATGCAAACTAAAAGCTTTATGGAAACATATTTTGACTTAAGTAAATTAGATGGCGAAAAGTTTCTAACGGCTTTCAAAGAAACGTTTTATGTGACCGCTATCTCTATGATTTTTATTATTATATTGGGATTACTATTAGGACTGCTATTGTTTGAATTTTCTAAGAAAGAAGGAAAAGTAGCGAACATTCTTTATACAGTGTTATCGATCATCAGTAATATTTTTCGTTCGATTCCGTTTATTATTTTAATTATTTTGTTAATTCCCTTTACTCGTGCAATTCTTGGAACATTCTTAGGAGCCAAAGCAGCTATTCCAGCATTAGTTATCTCTGCGACACCATTCTATGCACGTTTAGTTGAAATGGCCTTTAGAGAAGTGGATAGCGGGGTTCTAGAAGCATCTGAAGCAATGGGCGCAACTAAGTGGCAAATGATTAGAAAAGTATTGCTACCAGAAAGTTTACCAGCGTTAATTTCGGGTGGAACAGTGACAACAATTACGATGATTGGTTTTGCGGCAATGGCAGGAGCAGTTGGTGGTGGTGGTTTAGGTCAATTAGCCTATTACCAAGGTTACATGCAAGATGATTTAACGACCACTTTATTTGCAACAGCTTGTATTTTAATATTAGTGTTTTTAATCCAATTTATTGGTGATACGCTAGTAAAACGTATTGATAAACGTTAA
- a CDS encoding methionine ABC transporter ATP-binding protein, producing the protein MPIIELKNITKQYESKKRNVLAVNQVDFKVYRGEIFGMVGYSGAGKSTLLRLLNGLEKPTSGDILVNHQPVAKLKGKMLRNFRQEVGMIFQHFNLLWSRTVLENIMLPMELTKVPKAERQARAMELVELVGLKGREHAFPNELSGGQKQRVGIARALANNPKILLCDEATSALDPQTTDEVLDLLKKVNEELAITVVLITHEMHVIRKICDKVAVMENGKIVESGSVIEVFSHPKKDVTKRFVQQETVPEVSEENSLAYFERNYHEGKVAKLTFTGEKSKLPILSKIIREFHVDINVIQGQIQEINQSSFGTLIVQFVGEEKEIERSIVKLISEGVNVEVNQDAN; encoded by the coding sequence ATGCCAATTATTGAGTTAAAGAATATTACGAAACAATATGAGAGCAAAAAACGAAATGTTTTAGCGGTAAATCAAGTAGATTTTAAAGTTTATAGAGGTGAAATTTTTGGAATGGTAGGCTATTCAGGGGCTGGAAAAAGTACCTTGTTGCGTTTGTTAAATGGACTAGAAAAGCCAACTTCAGGCGATATTCTAGTCAATCATCAACCGGTAGCTAAGTTGAAAGGGAAGATGCTTCGTAATTTCAGACAAGAAGTCGGTATGATTTTCCAACATTTTAATTTGTTATGGTCACGTACAGTTTTAGAAAATATTATGTTGCCAATGGAGTTAACAAAAGTACCTAAAGCAGAACGTCAAGCTAGAGCGATGGAATTAGTTGAGCTTGTAGGACTTAAAGGTCGCGAGCATGCCTTTCCAAATGAATTATCAGGTGGGCAAAAACAACGTGTGGGAATTGCTAGAGCCTTAGCTAATAATCCTAAAATTTTACTATGCGATGAAGCAACTAGCGCTCTAGATCCACAAACAACTGACGAGGTGTTAGATTTATTAAAAAAAGTTAATGAAGAATTAGCCATTACAGTTGTCTTGATTACGCATGAGATGCATGTCATTCGTAAAATATGTGATAAAGTTGCTGTCATGGAAAATGGTAAAATTGTTGAATCCGGTAGTGTAATAGAAGTGTTTAGTCATCCTAAAAAAGACGTGACTAAGCGATTTGTTCAACAAGAAACAGTGCCCGAAGTAAGTGAAGAAAATAGTCTAGCGTACTTTGAAAGGAATTATCATGAAGGCAAAGTGGCAAAATTAACCTTTACTGGTGAAAAATCAAAATTACCGATTCTATCAAAAATAATTCGTGAATTTCATGTGGACATTAATGTCATTCAAGGGCAAATTCAAGAAATTAACCAATCTTCTTTTGGTACACTAATTGTTCAATTCGTGGGAGAAGAAAAAGAAATCGAACGATCAATCGTAAAGTTAATTTCAGAAGGTGTGAATGTGGAGGTAAATCAAGATGCAAACTAA
- a CDS encoding IS3 family transposase has protein sequence MEKAFKKNPGAKALLHSDRGFQYTSHMYQQLSEKYQFAKSMSRVSRCLDNQPIERFWGTFKEEKFYRESYLDFKQLKRSVSGYIRYYNNYRYSEGLNELAPNEFRKQVA, from the coding sequence GTGGAAAAAGCATTTAAAAAGAATCCTGGAGCTAAAGCACTTCTTCATAGTGATCGTGGTTTTCAATATACGTCTCATATGTATCAGCAACTATCTGAAAAATATCAGTTTGCCAAAAGTATGTCTCGAGTAAGTCGTTGTTTAGATAATCAACCTATCGAGCGCTTTTGGGGAACTTTTAAGGAAGAAAAATTCTATCGAGAAAGTTATTTGGATTTCAAGCAATTGAAGCGGTCAGTTAGTGGATATATCCGATATTATAACAATTATCGTTATTCAGAAGGATTGAACGAATTGGCACCAAATGAATTCAGAAAGCAAGTAGCATAA
- a CDS encoding helix-turn-helix domain-containing protein, with protein MVKRRRYSKEEKLRVLTEIRKNNHSISEVAKKYAIHYTTIVKWLYHYEMFGFQRLKNFSSRKAYTNEEKLEAVLAVVEGNMSIRQATKTFQISSHSVLSNWILSYANSEILKTTSKGCPSNMPIKGRNTTYQERIEIVQYTIANDLNYNQRKPTVSLIIKFILG; from the coding sequence ATGGTTAAAAGAAGACGTTATTCGAAAGAAGAAAAATTACGTGTTTTAACAGAAATCAGGAAAAATAATCATAGTATAAGCGAAGTGGCAAAAAAATACGCGATACATTATACCACTATTGTAAAATGGTTATATCACTATGAAATGTTTGGTTTTCAAAGATTAAAAAATTTTTCAAGTAGGAAAGCATATACTAACGAAGAAAAACTTGAAGCTGTTTTAGCAGTAGTAGAGGGCAATATGTCTATTAGACAAGCTACAAAGACGTTTCAAATATCTTCCCATTCTGTACTAAGTAATTGGATTTTAAGCTATGCTAATAGTGAAATATTAAAAACTACTAGTAAAGGATGTCCATCCAACATGCCAATTAAAGGACGAAATACAACGTATCAAGAGCGAATTGAAATAGTTCAATACACTATAGCAAACGATTTAAATTACAATCAACGGAAACCTACGGTGTCTCTTATCATCAAATTTATTCTTGGGTAA
- a CDS encoding MetQ/NlpA family ABC transporter substrate-binding protein, with product MKKRVLTFLSLAALTIGLAACGSNNKEKSTDDNVLKVGASPTPHAEILEHIKPKLAQEGVELEIVEFQDYILPNKALSLGELDANYFQHIPYFEQAVKDNGYDFTNAGSAHIELMAFYSQSLKDIKELKDGATVLVSNSSTDWGRVITILQQAGLVKVKDGVDLLTATFDDIEENPKQLVFKYDVNPELLTTAYKNNEADLVAINANFAETIGLAPEQDGVLVEENNSPYANIVAVNTKDKDNEKIKKLMDALHDEDTQTWIKEKWNGKIMPVK from the coding sequence ATGAAGAAAAGAGTATTAACATTTTTAAGCTTAGCGGCCTTAACAATTGGTTTAGCAGCTTGTGGTAGTAATAATAAAGAAAAATCAACAGATGATAACGTCTTGAAAGTGGGCGCTTCGCCGACTCCTCATGCAGAAATTTTAGAACATATTAAACCTAAATTAGCTCAAGAAGGTGTTGAACTAGAAATAGTTGAATTCCAAGACTACATTTTGCCCAATAAAGCCCTATCTTTAGGCGAACTTGATGCGAATTATTTTCAGCATATTCCTTATTTTGAACAAGCAGTGAAAGATAATGGCTATGATTTTACTAATGCTGGTTCAGCCCATATTGAATTAATGGCTTTTTATTCACAATCTTTGAAAGATATTAAAGAATTAAAAGATGGTGCGACCGTTTTAGTAAGTAATTCGTCCACTGACTGGGGACGTGTGATTACGATATTACAACAAGCTGGATTGGTCAAAGTAAAAGACGGTGTGGATTTACTAACAGCAACGTTTGATGATATTGAAGAAAATCCCAAGCAGTTAGTTTTCAAATATGATGTCAACCCCGAGCTATTGACCACAGCGTACAAAAATAATGAAGCAGACTTAGTAGCAATCAATGCGAACTTTGCTGAAACAATCGGCTTAGCACCAGAGCAAGATGGGGTGTTAGTTGAAGAAAATAATTCTCCATATGCTAATATTGTGGCCGTTAATACAAAAGATAAAGATAATGAGAAAATTAAAAAATTAATGGATGCATTACACGATGAGGATACACAAACATGGATCAAAGAAAAATGGAATGGAAAAATTATGCCTGTAAAATAA